The Thermanaerovibrio acidaminovorans DSM 6589 genome contains a region encoding:
- a CDS encoding HD domain-containing phosphohydrolase → MTVREKALGAIFAIWLLLSLAFGLSYHWAILREADQADREGLEKDLTRIRMTLDQELRELVRLARDWANWDATYDFASNGTVDFLDSSLTPNKMAHTIQVDHVAVVDQFGHVKAALSLMPGTARLIPSPEAIHRLFVPQGPLFPPNVPDGGRGVFMWLHGSPALAAACPVRDSKEVMPRTGLFFVARLLEGRRLEDLKKLTQLDIRILPPDGMPSHLRFDPDADHPTGRIILGRTAQEGYVMMRGINDQGTFWVAIRAPRVNYVRAMGNMMNTGALMFLMGTLVALVLTWLLDRLVLNRLERLHREIGNLRFYSEDRVSEDGHDDEITYLARSINQALAALRDNHLRREEAEMSARLAHVELLEAYERTIEGWSLAMDLRDKETEGHTRRVTDLTMALAERLEYKGGLIHLRRGALLHDIGKLGVPDAILLKPGPLTDEEWEIMRQHPIYAYNMLTPIQYLHPAIPIPYCHHERWDGTGYPQGLKGTQIPLSARIFAVVDIWDALTSDRPYRKAWDRRRTLDHIDSLRGTHLDPDVAKAFLEMMDKA, encoded by the coding sequence TTGACCGTTCGTGAAAAGGCACTGGGGGCCATCTTCGCCATCTGGCTCCTCCTCTCCCTGGCCTTCGGACTGTCCTACCACTGGGCCATCCTCCGGGAGGCGGACCAGGCGGACCGGGAGGGGCTCGAGAAGGATCTGACCAGGATCCGCATGACCCTGGATCAGGAGCTCCGGGAGCTGGTGCGGCTCGCCAGGGACTGGGCCAACTGGGACGCCACCTACGACTTCGCCAGCAACGGCACGGTGGATTTCCTGGACTCCAGCCTCACCCCCAACAAGATGGCCCACACGATCCAGGTGGACCACGTGGCGGTGGTGGACCAGTTCGGCCACGTGAAGGCCGCCCTATCCCTCATGCCCGGGACCGCTAGGCTGATCCCCTCGCCGGAGGCCATCCACCGCCTCTTCGTCCCCCAAGGGCCCCTGTTCCCCCCCAACGTGCCCGACGGGGGCCGGGGGGTCTTCATGTGGCTCCATGGGTCCCCCGCCCTGGCCGCCGCCTGCCCCGTAAGGGACTCCAAGGAAGTCATGCCAAGGACGGGCCTCTTCTTCGTGGCCCGCCTGCTGGAGGGGAGGCGTCTCGAGGATCTTAAGAAGCTCACCCAGCTGGACATCCGAATCCTGCCCCCCGATGGGATGCCAAGCCACCTCAGGTTCGACCCCGATGCAGACCACCCCACCGGCAGGATCATCCTGGGTAGGACCGCCCAGGAGGGGTACGTGATGATGCGGGGGATAAACGACCAGGGGACCTTCTGGGTGGCCATCCGCGCCCCCCGGGTCAACTACGTAAGGGCCATGGGGAACATGATGAACACCGGGGCCCTCATGTTCCTAATGGGGACCCTGGTGGCCCTGGTCCTCACCTGGCTGCTGGACCGGCTGGTGCTGAACCGGCTGGAGCGGCTGCACCGGGAGATCGGGAACTTGCGGTTCTACTCCGAGGACCGGGTGAGCGAGGACGGCCATGACGACGAGATAACCTACCTGGCCAGGTCCATAAACCAGGCCCTGGCGGCCCTGAGGGACAACCACCTACGCCGGGAGGAGGCGGAGATGTCCGCCCGGCTGGCCCACGTGGAGCTCCTGGAGGCCTACGAGAGGACCATCGAGGGCTGGTCCCTGGCCATGGACCTGAGGGACAAGGAGACCGAGGGGCACACCCGGCGGGTCACGGACCTAACCATGGCGCTGGCGGAGCGGCTGGAGTACAAGGGGGGGCTCATTCACCTCCGCCGGGGGGCCCTGCTTCACGACATAGGCAAGCTGGGGGTGCCGGACGCGATCCTGCTGAAGCCCGGTCCCCTCACCGACGAGGAGTGGGAGATCATGCGCCAACACCCCATCTACGCCTACAACATGCTGACCCCGATCCAGTACCTGCACCCCGCCATACCGATCCCCTACTGCCACCACGAGCGGTGGGACGGGACCGGATACCCCCAGGGGCTCAAGGGGACCCAGATACCCCTCTCGGCCAGGATCTTCGCGGTGGTTGACATATGGGACGCCCTCACCTCCGACAGGCCCTACCGGAAGGCCTGGGACCGGCGGCGCACCCTGGACCACATTGACTCCCTCCGGGGGACCCACCTGGACCCGGATGTGGCCAAGGCCTTCCTGGAGATGATGGACAAGGCCTGA
- the ilvN gene encoding acetolactate synthase small subunit, giving the protein MTRTLSILAEDHPGVLMRIAGLIFRRGYNIRSLSVGHTHLDGISRFTIVVDADRRDIAPLMGQLSKLVEVLEVLELRGDRMVERRIALVKVACPVDMRDQILRIGQVFHCRVVDLGQEAVTFEVTGEPQKIEACVKAMRPYGILEVASSGSVGMTRADLDVAEESVPHLVLAC; this is encoded by the coding sequence ATGACCAGGACCTTGAGCATATTGGCGGAGGACCACCCGGGGGTCCTCATGAGGATAGCGGGGCTCATCTTCCGCCGGGGCTACAACATCCGGAGCCTCAGCGTGGGGCACACCCACCTGGATGGGATATCCCGATTCACCATCGTGGTGGACGCGGACCGGCGGGACATAGCCCCCCTGATGGGGCAGCTCTCCAAGCTGGTGGAGGTCCTGGAGGTGCTGGAGCTAAGGGGGGACCGAATGGTGGAGCGGCGCATCGCCCTGGTCAAGGTGGCGTGCCCGGTGGACATGAGGGACCAAATCCTGAGGATCGGCCAGGTGTTCCACTGCCGGGTGGTGGACCTGGGGCAGGAGGCGGTGACCTTCGAGGTCACCGGTGAACCCCAGAAGATCGAGGCCTGCGTCAAGGCCATGAGGCCCTACGGGATCCTTGAGGTGGCCTCATCGGGCTCCGTGGGGATGACCCGGGCGGACCTGGACGTGGCGGAGGAAAGCGTTCCCCATCTGGTGCTGGCCTGCTGA
- a CDS encoding glutamine--tRNA ligase/YqeY domain fusion protein: protein MDPRPKRGPNFLEEIIAQDLEDGVVQEVVTRFPPEPNGYLHIGHAKSICLNFGLAEKFGGRCNLRFDDTNPAKEDQEYVEAIQEDVRWLGFQWDRLCFASDYFDQFYRWAQELVQKGLAYVDFQTPEEIRRTRGTLTEIGVESPYRDTPPEENLRLLERMRNGEFEEGQCVLRAKIDMKSPNLNMRDPVIYRILKRPHHRTGDRWCIYPMYDFAHGYEDAIEGVTHSICTLEFQDHRPLYDWFLDNVSVPHRPRQYEFARLNLSHTVMSKRKLLELVESRIVSGWDDPRMPTISGLRRRGYTPSSIRRFCDEIGVAKADSLVDVELLQHCLREELNKTAPRRMAVLNPLKLTIVNWPEGHIDLVEAENNPEDPSAGTRPLPFGRDLYIEAEDFMVSPPKGYFRLFPGSEVRLKHGYLVRYVDHREEDGRVVEVLVEADLESRGGEAPDGRRIKGTLHWVNAHHCVPITARLYDHLFTLRDMSRMEEGKDYKDYLNPSSLVEVKGLGEESLRDAEPLAGIQFLRHGYFCLDPSSTREELIFNRSVPLKDSWAKAKGKG from the coding sequence ATGGATCCGCGGCCCAAGAGGGGGCCCAACTTCCTTGAGGAGATCATAGCCCAGGACCTGGAGGATGGGGTGGTCCAGGAGGTGGTGACCCGCTTCCCGCCGGAGCCCAACGGCTACTTGCACATAGGGCACGCCAAGTCCATATGCCTCAACTTTGGCCTGGCGGAGAAGTTCGGCGGTCGCTGCAACCTCAGGTTCGACGACACCAACCCCGCCAAGGAGGACCAGGAGTACGTGGAGGCCATTCAGGAGGACGTCCGGTGGCTGGGCTTCCAGTGGGACCGGCTCTGCTTCGCCTCCGACTACTTCGACCAGTTCTACCGCTGGGCCCAGGAGCTGGTGCAGAAGGGGCTGGCCTACGTGGACTTCCAGACCCCGGAGGAGATCCGGCGCACCCGGGGCACCCTGACGGAGATAGGGGTAGAGTCCCCCTACAGGGACACCCCGCCGGAGGAGAACTTGAGGCTCCTGGAGCGGATGAGGAACGGGGAGTTCGAGGAGGGGCAGTGCGTGCTGCGGGCCAAGATCGACATGAAGAGCCCCAACCTGAACATGCGGGACCCGGTGATCTACCGAATCCTCAAGAGACCCCACCACAGGACCGGGGACAGGTGGTGCATATACCCCATGTACGACTTCGCCCACGGCTACGAGGACGCCATCGAGGGGGTCACCCACTCCATATGCACCCTGGAGTTCCAGGACCACCGGCCCCTCTACGACTGGTTCCTCGATAACGTCTCGGTCCCCCACAGGCCAAGGCAGTACGAGTTCGCCCGGCTCAACCTGAGCCACACGGTGATGAGCAAGAGGAAGCTTCTTGAGCTGGTGGAGTCCCGCATCGTGTCCGGATGGGACGACCCCAGGATGCCCACCATAAGCGGCCTCCGCCGCCGGGGCTACACCCCATCGTCCATAAGGCGCTTCTGCGACGAGATCGGGGTGGCCAAGGCGGACAGCCTGGTGGACGTGGAGCTGTTGCAGCACTGCCTGAGGGAGGAGCTCAACAAGACCGCCCCCAGGAGGATGGCGGTGCTCAACCCCCTCAAGCTCACCATAGTCAACTGGCCGGAGGGACACATAGACCTGGTGGAGGCGGAGAACAACCCGGAGGACCCGTCCGCGGGGACCCGGCCGCTACCCTTCGGAAGGGACCTGTACATCGAGGCGGAGGACTTCATGGTCTCCCCCCCCAAGGGCTACTTCCGCCTCTTCCCCGGCTCGGAGGTCAGGCTCAAGCACGGCTACCTGGTGAGGTACGTGGATCACCGGGAGGAGGACGGAAGGGTGGTGGAGGTCCTGGTGGAGGCGGACCTGGAGAGCCGGGGCGGAGAGGCCCCGGACGGCCGCCGGATCAAGGGGACCCTCCACTGGGTCAATGCCCACCACTGCGTCCCCATCACCGCCAGGCTCTACGACCACCTGTTCACCCTAAGGGACATGTCCCGCATGGAGGAGGGAAAGGACTACAAGGACTACCTGAACCCCTCATCCCTGGTGGAGGTCAAGGGGCTGGGGGAGGAGTCCCTCAGAGACGCGGAACCCCTGGCGGGCATCCAGTTCCTCCGGCACGGCTACTTCTGCCTGGACCCCTCCTCCACCCGGGAGGAGCTCATCTTCAACCGGTCGGTGCCCCTCAAGGACTCCTGGGCAAAGGCCAAGGGGAAGGGCTGA
- a CDS encoding ABC transporter ATP-binding protein has translation MRSFAEVRLAHQIGGMDFQAEFSMDREVGVLFGPSGSGKTTILRTLAGLLRPRDVFIRLGERILADSRRGVWVPPHRRRVSLCFQSLALFPHMTVLENVAFGARYGGTLDSVARWVELVRLKGLEDRYPHQLSGGQRQRVALARAMASEPDMLLLDEPFSALDGPLRRSLRRELKAIQRGSGIPVIYVTHHMDDLCALGDVVFVVDQGRIKETFRIEEMLDPSRTASVYGALGWGNLVEGDLERREDGWHLLCAWGALYLGDREELRGGRVVAFISPEAVKPIHPDLPVDSRIVRNVFRGVVEEVLPMPSFVRLEVRSERHWQVDVPRSSSLLGEFVEGVDWAFAVPPDRIEVACGEC, from the coding sequence ATGCGGAGCTTCGCTGAGGTGCGTCTGGCCCACCAGATAGGGGGAATGGACTTTCAGGCGGAGTTCTCGATGGATCGCGAGGTTGGGGTTCTGTTCGGTCCCAGCGGTTCCGGCAAGACGACCATCCTCAGGACCCTGGCGGGGCTTCTGAGGCCCAGAGATGTCTTTATCCGTCTGGGGGAACGGATCCTGGCGGACAGCCGCAGAGGCGTTTGGGTTCCGCCCCACAGGAGGCGGGTATCGTTGTGTTTCCAGTCCCTGGCCCTATTCCCCCACATGACGGTGCTGGAGAACGTGGCCTTTGGGGCAAGGTATGGTGGCACCTTGGATAGTGTGGCCCGGTGGGTGGAGTTGGTCCGCCTGAAGGGTTTGGAGGACCGGTACCCCCATCAGCTATCGGGGGGCCAGCGGCAGAGGGTGGCGCTGGCCAGGGCGATGGCCAGTGAGCCGGATATGCTGCTTTTGGACGAGCCGTTCAGTGCTTTGGACGGACCTTTGAGGAGGAGCCTTAGGCGGGAGCTTAAGGCCATCCAGCGGGGCAGTGGCATACCGGTTATCTACGTGACCCATCACATGGACGATCTATGTGCCCTTGGGGATGTGGTGTTCGTGGTTGACCAGGGTAGGATTAAGGAGACCTTCCGGATTGAGGAGATGCTTGATCCATCCAGGACCGCCTCGGTCTACGGTGCCCTCGGGTGGGGGAACCTGGTGGAGGGGGATCTGGAGAGGCGGGAGGATGGCTGGCACCTCCTTTGCGCTTGGGGCGCCCTTTATTTGGGTGATAGGGAGGAGCTTCGGGGAGGTCGGGTTGTGGCCTTCATATCCCCCGAGGCGGTTAAGCCGATACATCCTGATCTGCCGGTGGACTCCCGCATAGTTAGGAACGTCTTCCGAGGGGTGGTGGAGGAGGTGTTGCCCATGCCCTCCTTTGTGAGGCTGGAGGTCAGGTCGGAACGCCATTGGCAGGTGGACGTTCCAAGATCCTCTTCCCTCCTGGGAGAGTTTGTCGAGGGGGTGGATTGGGCCTTTGCGGTGCCGCCGGACAGGATAGAGGTGGCCTGCGGAGAGTGTTAA
- a CDS encoding B3/B4 domain-containing protein — protein MEYRVYNEVFQVLPSFSRAVVVVRGADNRRAVPELEEEFQSLVAMVRSDPLSESCDRLSDLEEAFRSMGFNPKRMPPSVVNLVRRIRRGGSVPFVNPLVGIFNMASLSGLVPCGGDDLSAIQGDLELRPARGDEIYRPLGRPEEEEKPRPGELIYVDSASNQVLCRCWCWKNGDVSKITEGTTDCAINVDSIGHLSKTELIGLAERVAHMVERYLGGRTWIRFMNRNDTSFVVPS, from the coding sequence ATGGAGTATAGGGTATACAACGAGGTTTTCCAGGTCCTTCCGTCCTTCTCCCGGGCGGTGGTGGTGGTCCGGGGGGCGGACAACCGGAGGGCTGTGCCGGAGCTGGAGGAGGAGTTTCAGTCCCTGGTGGCGATGGTGAGGTCGGATCCTTTGAGCGAGTCCTGCGACAGGCTGTCGGATCTGGAGGAGGCCTTTCGGTCAATGGGTTTCAACCCCAAGCGGATGCCCCCGTCGGTGGTGAACCTGGTGCGAAGGATAAGGAGGGGGGGATCGGTTCCTTTCGTTAACCCCTTGGTGGGTATCTTCAACATGGCGAGCCTTTCTGGGCTGGTCCCTTGTGGGGGGGACGATCTTTCGGCCATCCAGGGGGACCTGGAGCTGAGACCCGCCAGAGGGGACGAGATCTACCGTCCGCTGGGAAGGCCGGAGGAAGAGGAGAAGCCTCGCCCAGGGGAGCTTATCTACGTGGACTCCGCATCGAACCAGGTTCTGTGTAGATGCTGGTGTTGGAAAAATGGGGATGTGAGCAAGATAACTGAGGGGACCACAGACTGTGCCATAAACGTCGACTCCATCGGTCACCTCTCTAAGACGGAGCTGATCGGGCTGGCGGAGAGGGTGGCCCACATGGTCGAAAGATACCTAGGGGGCAGGACTTGGATAAGGTTCATGAACCGAAACGACACCTCATTTGTGGTTCCATCATAG
- a CDS encoding dicarboxylate/amino acid:cation symporter, which yields MKKLGLLSRLVLAIVLGIVIGSVAPEWVVRGLVTLSSIFGNFLSFMIPLIIIGFVAPGIGDLGQGAGKLLALTVLIAYGSTLFAGSLAFFVDSALFPHLVETAASHVGGNPEEALLKPFFAIDMPKIMDVMSALVFAFVMGVGMAQVKSRSLSNGMKEFQSIIEKVLGGFIIPLLPLLICGTFANLTYVGEVQMLLKTFAKVYFVIIGLHLTVIAIQYTVACVVAGRNPIKAIITMIPAYVTAIGTQSSAATIPVTLRQTKENGVSEDVADFVIPLCATIHLSGSTITITSCAVAVMMMHGMSFSFATMFPFIMMLGLMMVAAPGVPGGAIMAALGVLQSMLGFGPDMQALMIALYIAQDSFGTACNVTGDGAIAILVDRLKDMFIPKAKEAA from the coding sequence ATGAAGAAGTTAGGTCTATTGTCGCGTCTTGTGTTGGCCATCGTGCTGGGCATCGTGATCGGCTCGGTGGCTCCCGAGTGGGTGGTTCGCGGTCTGGTCACCCTGAGCTCCATCTTCGGCAACTTCCTCAGCTTCATGATACCCCTCATCATCATCGGGTTCGTGGCCCCCGGCATCGGGGACCTGGGCCAGGGGGCGGGCAAGCTCCTGGCGCTGACGGTGCTCATCGCCTACGGCTCCACCCTCTTCGCCGGTTCGCTGGCCTTCTTCGTGGACAGCGCCCTCTTCCCCCACCTGGTGGAGACCGCCGCGTCCCACGTGGGGGGCAACCCGGAGGAGGCGCTGCTCAAGCCCTTCTTCGCGATCGATATGCCCAAGATAATGGATGTCATGAGCGCCCTGGTGTTCGCCTTCGTAATGGGGGTCGGCATGGCCCAGGTTAAGAGCCGATCCCTGTCAAACGGCATGAAGGAGTTCCAGAGCATCATCGAGAAGGTCCTTGGGGGCTTCATCATCCCCCTGCTGCCGCTTCTGATCTGCGGCACCTTCGCCAACCTGACCTACGTGGGTGAGGTGCAGATGCTGCTCAAGACCTTCGCCAAGGTCTACTTCGTCATCATAGGCCTGCACCTGACGGTCATCGCCATCCAGTACACTGTGGCCTGCGTGGTGGCGGGCCGGAACCCCATAAAGGCCATCATCACCATGATCCCCGCCTACGTGACCGCCATAGGCACCCAGTCCTCCGCCGCCACCATACCGGTCACCCTGAGGCAGACCAAGGAGAACGGGGTATCCGAGGACGTGGCGGACTTCGTCATCCCCCTCTGCGCCACCATACACCTGTCGGGGAGCACCATCACCATCACCAGCTGCGCCGTCGCAGTGATGATGATGCACGGCATGAGCTTCTCCTTCGCCACCATGTTCCCCTTCATCATGATGCTGGGGCTAATGATGGTGGCGGCCCCCGGGGTACCCGGCGGGGCCATCATGGCGGCCCTTGGGGTGCTCCAGTCCATGCTTGGCTTCGGGCCGGACATGCAGGCCCTCATGATCGCCCTCTACATCGCCCAGGACAGCTTCGGCACCGCCTGCAACGTAACCGGAGATGGAGCCATAGCCATATTGGTGGACAGACTGAAGGACATGTTCATCCCCAAGGCCAAGGAGGCGGCCTGA
- a CDS encoding 4Fe-4S binding protein, which yields MNKDRMIKWGSALLYVTMMGLGWRYPLLGTSLLLLMGSVVLLGGRRKWCASACPRGSFLDVIWSRLSPRRPAPRWLGTWRTYLVALSLFVLAFSTQAYLAYASGGLDLRGLGFIFWRMCVVSSLIALPLGLWYNHRTWCSFCPVGRLLRL from the coding sequence GTGAACAAGGATAGGATGATCAAGTGGGGCTCCGCCCTGCTGTACGTGACCATGATGGGCCTGGGCTGGAGGTACCCCCTGCTGGGCACCTCCCTGTTGCTCCTCATGGGCTCGGTGGTTCTCCTGGGGGGCCGCAGGAAGTGGTGCGCCTCCGCCTGCCCCCGGGGGAGCTTCCTGGACGTTATCTGGTCCAGGCTTAGCCCCCGGCGTCCCGCCCCGAGGTGGCTTGGCACCTGGAGGACCTACCTGGTGGCCCTCTCCCTGTTCGTCCTGGCGTTCTCCACCCAGGCGTACCTGGCCTACGCCTCCGGCGGCCTGGACCTTAGGGGGCTAGGGTTCATATTTTGGCGCATGTGCGTGGTCTCCTCCCTGATAGCCCTCCCCCTTGGGCTCTGGTACAACCACAGGACCTGGTGCTCCTTCTGCCCCGTGGGGCGGCTCCTCAGGCTCTAG
- a CDS encoding Fur family transcriptional regulator → MEVDPLFRLRGVRLTDLRRRLFVALRSAGRPLSYQEIIAGLEPKVDKVTLYRNLDVLLTGRLIHRVLGLDGAFRYCANPASQCGCPGDHPHGLCLRCGRMWCFDGEPMPRVMVPEGFKVEGKQMVVFGICADCMRKDREGLSSD, encoded by the coding sequence GTGGAGGTGGATCCCCTTTTCAGGCTCAGGGGTGTCAGGCTCACGGACCTTCGGCGCAGGCTCTTCGTGGCGCTGAGATCCGCTGGGCGACCGTTATCCTATCAGGAGATCATCGCTGGCTTGGAGCCAAAGGTCGACAAGGTGACTTTGTACAGGAACCTGGATGTGTTGTTGACCGGACGACTTATCCACCGGGTGTTGGGGTTGGATGGGGCTTTCCGTTACTGTGCAAACCCTGCTTCCCAATGCGGATGCCCGGGGGATCACCCTCACGGTCTCTGCCTCCGCTGTGGAAGGATGTGGTGTTTTGATGGGGAGCCCATGCCCCGGGTTATGGTTCCCGAGGGCTTCAAGGTGGAGGGAAAGCAGATGGTGGTGTTCGGTATCTGTGCGGACTGCATGAGAAAGGATAGGGAGGGGTTGTCAAGTGATTGA
- a CDS encoding molybdopterin-binding protein, with protein MRVETYRVEDSVGMQLAHDLTMIDPKRGYKGARFKKGHVVTREDIPVLLSMGREHLQVLILEEYEVHEDDAALAMADRVAGEGVRVEGPEEGRCSLRALWDGLLLFDAGSVERINQDPDWIFSTLEEGRMVREGQVVAAFRIRPLVVSREQVDRALSAASPIRVLPFRPLKVGLVTTGSEFKKGLVEDAFRSKLERKLGQFGGSLVGQWFASDQMEEIAQSVMDAVTAGSQLVICTGGMSVDVDDRTPGAIRSVCHRISFQGVPSLPGSMLMLGWRGQVPVVGAPACVVHDERTTLDRLLPFLFAGLDVPEGQVRSWGVGGLCCRCDVCLFPNCSFARG; from the coding sequence ATGAGGGTTGAGACTTACCGAGTCGAGGATTCGGTGGGGATGCAGCTGGCCCACGACCTAACCATGATAGACCCCAAGAGGGGCTACAAGGGGGCCAGGTTCAAGAAGGGGCACGTGGTGACAAGGGAGGACATCCCGGTGCTGCTGTCCATGGGCAGGGAGCACCTGCAGGTGCTGATCCTGGAGGAGTACGAGGTGCACGAGGACGACGCGGCCCTGGCCATGGCGGACCGGGTGGCCGGTGAGGGGGTTCGGGTGGAGGGCCCCGAGGAGGGGCGGTGTTCCCTCCGGGCCCTCTGGGATGGACTTCTCCTATTTGACGCCGGGTCGGTGGAGCGGATAAACCAGGACCCGGACTGGATCTTCTCCACCCTGGAGGAGGGCCGGATGGTCAGGGAGGGCCAGGTGGTGGCCGCTTTCCGCATACGGCCCCTGGTGGTGAGCCGGGAGCAGGTGGACAGGGCCCTTTCCGCGGCCTCTCCCATTCGGGTGCTGCCCTTCAGGCCCCTGAAGGTTGGGCTTGTCACCACCGGATCGGAGTTCAAGAAGGGGCTTGTGGAGGACGCGTTCCGCTCAAAGCTGGAGAGGAAGCTGGGACAGTTCGGCGGTAGCCTGGTTGGCCAGTGGTTCGCCTCGGACCAGATGGAGGAGATAGCCCAGAGCGTTATGGATGCTGTCACCGCTGGGTCGCAGCTCGTTATCTGCACCGGCGGGATGAGCGTGGATGTGGATGACAGGACTCCTGGGGCCATACGGTCCGTGTGCCACCGGATCTCATTCCAGGGGGTCCCCTCCCTGCCGGGCAGCATGCTGATGCTGGGCTGGCGGGGTCAGGTGCCGGTGGTTGGCGCCCCCGCCTGCGTGGTCCACGACGAGAGGACCACCCTGGACCGGCTGCTGCCCTTCCTCTTCGCCGGGCTTGACGTGCCGGAAGGCCAGGTCAGAAGCTGGGGGGTTGGGGGGTTATGTTGCCGGTGTGACGTCTGCCTGTTCCCCAACTGTTCTTTCGCCAGGGGCTGA
- the modA gene encoding molybdate ABC transporter substrate-binding protein, with protein MRRFVLVLALMWVWAAPPALGADLKVGAANGIKAPFERIIRNYMESTGAKVSVTYDVSGNLARQASMGAELDLLILSEPNWGKFVESKGVMVKDRVLAYSPMVMWSPVDPPLTVKDLKERKIKLAIPDPETAAYGRSAREYLKREGLWDEMLASRRLAIGGGPQRALAVAMAGGADAAIANLSSAMEVGRGRWVQIPGEGNEFVIYVPKGVKEDAVRLVRYLIGPEARRILEASGFTVR; from the coding sequence ATGAGGCGTTTTGTCCTGGTGTTGGCCTTGATGTGGGTCTGGGCAGCTCCTCCGGCCCTTGGAGCTGATCTGAAGGTAGGGGCTGCGAATGGTATAAAGGCCCCTTTTGAGAGGATCATAAGGAACTATATGGAGTCCACCGGCGCAAAGGTTAGCGTGACCTATGACGTATCGGGCAACCTCGCTCGTCAAGCCTCAATGGGTGCAGAGTTGGATTTGTTGATCTTGTCAGAGCCAAACTGGGGTAAGTTTGTTGAGTCCAAGGGGGTGATGGTGAAGGACCGGGTTCTTGCATACAGCCCTATGGTTATGTGGAGCCCTGTGGATCCCCCGTTGACCGTAAAGGATCTGAAGGAGCGGAAGATCAAGCTTGCCATACCGGACCCGGAAACCGCCGCTTACGGTCGATCCGCCCGAGAGTACCTGAAGCGGGAGGGGCTGTGGGATGAGATGTTGGCTTCCCGGCGGCTGGCCATCGGGGGTGGCCCCCAGAGGGCCCTGGCGGTGGCCATGGCGGGTGGGGCAGATGCGGCCATAGCCAATCTATCGTCGGCGATGGAGGTGGGGCGAGGCCGTTGGGTTCAGATTCCCGGGGAGGGGAACGAATTCGTAATATATGTTCCCAAGGGGGTCAAGGAAGATGCGGTCCGGTTAGTGCGCTACCTGATCGGTCCGGAGGCCCGACGGATCCTTGAAGCCAGCGGTTTCACGGTCAGGTGA
- a CDS encoding molybdate ABC transporter permease subunit: MSLKVLAMAVPILVVLGGGLGWVLARCNFPGREFLAIGIQLLVVLPPSVVGFYLLSLLAGLPVLKEAGILFSFPAVVLGAVTPSLPIMVQSARAAFKSVDRTLEEAAMVLGAPFHRVFLTVTLPLARRTLAAGLAMASARALGDFGVTLMVAGNMPGVTQTLPLFIYSRVESLDFQGAHVASALLVMVGISCLWAIRALEDNHAELR, translated from the coding sequence GTGAGCCTGAAGGTTTTGGCCATGGCGGTTCCTATCCTGGTGGTTTTGGGCGGGGGACTGGGGTGGGTCTTGGCCAGGTGCAACTTCCCGGGTCGGGAGTTTTTGGCGATTGGCATCCAGCTTCTGGTGGTGCTACCCCCATCGGTGGTGGGTTTTTACTTGCTCTCGCTGTTGGCCGGTCTGCCGGTGCTGAAGGAGGCGGGGATCCTCTTCTCCTTCCCGGCGGTGGTCCTCGGGGCGGTAACCCCGTCGCTGCCCATAATGGTTCAGTCCGCTCGGGCGGCCTTCAAGTCGGTGGATAGGACCCTGGAGGAGGCCGCCATGGTTCTTGGTGCCCCCTTCCACCGGGTTTTCCTCACCGTCACGCTCCCGCTGGCCCGGCGGACCCTCGCGGCTGGCCTGGCCATGGCTTCCGCCAGAGCCCTGGGGGACTTCGGAGTCACCCTTATGGTGGCGGGGAACATGCCTGGGGTAACCCAGACTTTGCCCCTCTTCATCTACAGCCGGGTGGAGAGCCTGGATTTTCAGGGGGCTCATGTGGCATCCGCTTTGCTGGTGATGGTGGGGATCTCCTGTCTTTGGGCCATAAGGGCCCTGGAGGATAACCATGCGGAGCTTCGCTGA